The sequence CGATCTCGCGGGCCGCGAGCTGCCGATCGCGGCCTTGTGCGAAGTACGCGACCGCGCCGCGACGATCCTGCGCGGCCTCGGCTACCTCGCCGCGGTCCAGATCCCGCCGCAGCGGATCGATGCCAAAGGCACGGTGCGCATGGACGTGCTCGCGGCCAAGTTGGTCGAAGTGCAGCTAAGGGGCGAACCCGGCCCCAGCGGCAAGCTGATCGCCGCGCACCTCGCCCGCCTGACCGAGCGGGAGTGGTTCAACACCCGCGAAGCCGAGCGGCAATTGCTGCTGATGGAGGACATGCCCGGCTACAACGTGCGCCTCGTCCTGCGCTCTGCGGGTGGCAAGCCGGGCGAAGTCGTAGGCGACGTGCTGATCGAGCGGCGTCCGTTCGAACTCGTGGCGGGCATTCAGAACCTGGGCTCGATCGCCACCGGGCGCGAGGCGGGATTCGTGGCCCTGACCGCTAACGACCTCATTGGCCTCGGCGATCGAACCATCGTCAGCTTCTACAACACCTTCGACTGGGACGAGCAGCGGATCATCAACGTCTCGCACGACCTGGCGCTCAATGCCGACGGGCTTCGGCTGGGCGTTGGCGTGCTGTTCGGCCGGACGGAACCCGACCTCGGCGGCGCTCCGTTCACGACCGACAGTTTCACTGCCGAAGCTTACCTCAGCTACCCCTTCATCCGCCACCAGTCGCAATCGCTGTTCGGCACTGCCGGGTTCGAGGTGGTCGACCAGGAGGTCAACTTCGGCGACATCCTGCTGAGCAAGGACCAGCTCAGGGTCGCCTATGCCCGGCTCGATCACCAGATGGTCGACCGGGACAGCATCACCGGAAGAAACGGCTTCAGCGGGCTCGAACCGCGCTGGCGCACCGCCGCCTCGCTCGAACTGCGCCAGGGGATCGACGGGCTTGGGGCGAGCGACAGCTGCGTTCCGCTCTCCAACTGCCTGCCGCCGAACGTGCCGATCAGCAACTTCGCCGCCGACCCCAGCTCCTTCGTCGCGCGGCTCGACGGCCAGCTCGAGTTCCGCCCAGCACATCGCTTCACCATCGCCGTCGCTCCGCGAGCGCAGATTTCGGACGGGCCGCTGCTCTCCTACGAACAGGCGAGCTTGGGCAACTACACCATCGGCCGCGGTCTCGAACCCGGCGTCGCGCTCGGCGACAGCGCGCTCGGGGCCTCGTTCGAACTGCGTTACGGCAGCATCTACCCGAGGCAATCGAACGGCTTCGCGATCGAACCCTTCGTGTTCCTCGACTGGGCCAAGGCCTGGATCGACGACTCCATCGCCGGGTCCGATCCGCAGGACGTGACGACCGCCGGATTCGGCGCTCGCGGGCGCTGGGGCAGCATGGCCGACTTCAGTGTGCTGCTCGCGTTCCCACTCGCCCCCGCCGGCTACCAGACCGAGACGAGTGACCCGCGCCTGCTGTTCACCCTGACCACCCGCCTGCTTCCGTGGGGAGACCGCTGATGCTGCCACTTGCAAGATCCGGACTGCTTGCCGGTTGCGCACTCGGGGCCTTGCTGGTCGGGCTGCCGCAGGCCGCCGGGGCTCAGTCGTTCCAGGGCAGCCATAGCGTCGTGACCGGCTCGGCCGGGGTCGTGCATGGCTCGGGAACTACTGAGATCACCGTCGGCTCAGCTCAAACGGTCATCAACTGGACCGCCGAAGACTTCCTAGGCAATGGCAATGTCGACTTCCAGCCTGCGGGGACCACTGCCACCTTCAGGACGGACGGCCTGGCCGATTTCACCGTCCTCAACCGCATTCTCCCGGTCAACGGCAATGGCGCCCCGATCGCAAGCACGGTCAGCTTCAACGGCACGGTCGAGAGCTTGGTGAGTCCGGTCGGCACGCCGAACGTGGTCGGCGGGCAGATCTGGTTCTACAGCCCCACCGGGATCATCGTCGGGCCAACTGCGACCTTCAACGTCGGCAGCCTGATCCTGACCACCAACGACATCCAGTACGTGGCGGACGACCTGTCCAACAACGTAACCGGCTACATCTATGGCCCGGGCGGCCTGGTTGAGTTCCGCGGCCCAGCAGACTCTGCCGGGTTCGTCGAGATCCAGAACGGCGCGGAAATCAACGCGCTCGGCAACCCAAACGGATCGAGCGCCTACGTCGCGCTAGTCGCCCCGCGCGTGGTGCAATCGGGTACGGTCTCGGCGGACGGCAACATTGCCTACATCGCGGCCGAGCAGGTCGACATGACCATCAACGCCGGGCTGGTCGATTTTACCCTCACGGTTGGCACGACCGACGCGAACGGCGTGGTCCACGACGGCACGACCACTGGGCCGGAATCTGCCGGCGTCACCGATCCCCAGCGCATCTCGATGGTGGCGCTGCCGAAGAACGACGCGCTGACCATGCTGCTCTCGGGTTCGATTGGCTACTCACCCGCAGCTAATGCCTTCAACGACGGTAGCTCGGTCGTGCTCGCCGCCGGCTTCGCCGACGACCACCCGACCGCGCTCCCCGCCAATCGCCTGGGCAGCATCGACATCGGCCCCGCCACTTTCACCAATGCCGTGACCGGCTACGCCACCGACAGCATCGAGATCGCTCCGCCCTCCGGCACGACAAGCTTCCAGGCCGACGCCAATCTCCAGGCCGCCCGATCGATCGCCCTTACCGCCGGGGATCTCCAGGAGATCAGGGCCGACGGCAATCTCTATCTCTCCGCCGGCGAGGCCGGGACGGGCGGCACTATCACGCTCCTGGCGACCACGTCCGGTGGCTCGCAAGCCGGCCTGATCGACGTCGCGGGCACCTTGAGCGCATACGCCTCAAGCGATGGCATCCTCTCGGGAGCGACGTCCCCGCTCAATGGCCAGGGAGGTTCGGTCGACATCACCGCCAACGGCGGCCGCATAGAAGCAACGACCCTGTTCGGCACGGCCGACGGCTACGGCAGCTTCGACATCACTGCCGGCGGTAACGGCACGGGCGGCACGGTCAGTGTCAGGGTGCTGGGCGGAGGCGCGATCGCAGCCGACTTCGTCAGCCTCAGCGCCGACGGCAGTGGTGGC comes from Altererythrobacter sp. Root672 and encodes:
- a CDS encoding ShlB/FhaC/HecB family hemolysin secretion/activation protein — its product is MGFFASKRLLIGLAICVAVPGSALAQQGAVPNPPTSTDLNVARDEASRQRPSTLSVEGDIERGPCPLADASFANTRVTFSTVEFSGLPGVPASVLDASWNDLAGRELPIAALCEVRDRAATILRGLGYLAAVQIPPQRIDAKGTVRMDVLAAKLVEVQLRGEPGPSGKLIAAHLARLTEREWFNTREAERQLLLMEDMPGYNVRLVLRSAGGKPGEVVGDVLIERRPFELVAGIQNLGSIATGREAGFVALTANDLIGLGDRTIVSFYNTFDWDEQRIINVSHDLALNADGLRLGVGVLFGRTEPDLGGAPFTTDSFTAEAYLSYPFIRHQSQSLFGTAGFEVVDQEVNFGDILLSKDQLRVAYARLDHQMVDRDSITGRNGFSGLEPRWRTAASLELRQGIDGLGASDSCVPLSNCLPPNVPISNFAADPSSFVARLDGQLEFRPAHRFTIAVAPRAQISDGPLLSYEQASLGNYTIGRGLEPGVALGDSALGASFELRYGSIYPRQSNGFAIEPFVFLDWAKAWIDDSIAGSDPQDVTTAGFGARGRWGSMADFSVLLAFPLAPAGYQTETSDPRLLFTLTTRLLPWGDR